In the genome of Fervidobacterium gondwanense DSM 13020, one region contains:
- the hydF gene encoding [FeFe] hydrogenase H-cluster maturation GTPase HydF yields the protein MLPSGGFRKYISIVGRRNVGKSSFMNALTGQEISIVSDVPGTTTDPVYKAMELHPLGPVTLIDTPGLDDVGELGEKRVQKAIKAFYKADAGILVTDNFPGEYEKRITEIFKELEIPFIVAVNKADLLDKKAEEIARAYEREFSTRVFVVSSVRKSGFENIGKTLNEIIPSDDELPFIPEFVDAGDLVVLVVPIDLGAPKGRLIMPQVHAIREILDREAVAIVAKERELRYTLEKLNEPPKLVITDSQAVMKVASDVPSDVALTTFSILEANYRGDIRYFVESVYEIEKLKDGDTVIIMEGCTHRPLTEDIGRVKIPRWLVNHTGANINFKVWAGVDMPEYEEVADAKLVIHCGGCVNTRNQMMRRVRMFKRLGIPMTNYGIVISYMHGVLERALEPLKISVAKR from the coding sequence TTGTTACCAAGTGGTGGATTTAGAAAATACATCTCGATAGTCGGACGAAGAAACGTTGGAAAATCTTCTTTCATGAACGCTTTAACTGGACAAGAGATATCGATAGTGAGTGACGTGCCCGGGACAACGACAGACCCTGTTTATAAAGCTATGGAATTACATCCTCTTGGGCCAGTTACGCTCATAGACACTCCCGGGCTTGACGATGTTGGTGAACTTGGCGAAAAGAGGGTTCAGAAAGCAATCAAAGCTTTCTACAAAGCTGATGCTGGAATACTTGTGACAGACAATTTCCCAGGTGAATACGAAAAAAGAATCACAGAAATTTTCAAAGAGCTCGAAATTCCATTTATCGTTGCGGTAAATAAAGCCGATTTACTGGACAAAAAAGCAGAAGAAATAGCTCGAGCATATGAAAGAGAATTCTCTACGAGAGTATTTGTAGTAAGTTCTGTGAGGAAATCAGGTTTTGAAAATATAGGCAAGACACTGAACGAAATTATACCAAGCGACGATGAACTGCCGTTCATTCCGGAATTCGTCGACGCGGGCGATTTGGTGGTCTTAGTCGTCCCGATAGACCTCGGTGCGCCAAAAGGAAGGCTAATAATGCCGCAAGTCCATGCCATAAGAGAAATCCTTGACAGAGAAGCGGTCGCAATTGTTGCTAAGGAAAGAGAGCTGAGATACACACTTGAAAAACTGAACGAACCACCGAAGCTTGTCATAACCGACTCACAGGCGGTCATGAAAGTTGCGTCCGACGTTCCAAGTGATGTAGCACTGACAACGTTCTCAATACTCGAAGCAAATTACAGAGGCGACATACGGTACTTTGTAGAAAGCGTGTACGAGATAGAAAAACTAAAAGATGGCGATACAGTGATAATAATGGAAGGATGTACGCATAGACCGTTAACAGAAGACATAGGTCGTGTAAAGATTCCGAGGTGGCTTGTCAATCATACAGGAGCAAATATAAATTTCAAAGTGTGGGCTGGAGTAGACATGCCTGAATACGAAGAAGTAGCGGATGCAAAGCTCGTCATACACTGCGGTGGTTGCGTGAATACAAGGAACCAAATGATGAGAAGGGTGAGGATGTTCAAGCGCCTCGGCATCCCGATGACAAATTACGGAATAGTCATTTCCTACATGCACGGCGTGCTTGAACGGGCACTTGAGCCACTCAAGATATCTGTTGCAAAGAGGTAG
- a CDS encoding ABC transporter substrate-binding protein encodes MKKFVSIILLFSVIFGFGVTLINPFGPTIFPVAGLLNKEVKTDIALDIKLWKTMDEATAYIVSKKVNFAALPVTFGATLYNKGVDVRLVGVYSWRLFYVVASPDFEFKGFQSFKGEKIYTAHGRGQTADIVMRYLLVKNGLEPDKDVTFAYAQPQEIVSLFNSGKIKIAAIPEPFVTMTLSKGKIILDLQDEWNKASGLKYGIPITGIFVTGKLVDYPQTVRLFEKSFKESLSWAYKNIDRAVEITSAQLGMPANVLKTSLQRSQYNYVSAADCKDEVLSYLRKLNELYPEGMPKVPDEKFFYTK; translated from the coding sequence ATGAAGAAGTTTGTGAGCATTATTCTATTATTCTCGGTGATATTCGGTTTTGGTGTTACGCTTATCAATCCATTCGGACCTACTATCTTCCCGGTTGCAGGACTTCTGAACAAAGAAGTGAAAACTGACATTGCGCTTGATATTAAACTTTGGAAGACAATGGACGAAGCCACGGCATATATAGTCTCGAAAAAAGTCAACTTTGCAGCACTTCCAGTTACGTTTGGCGCAACACTGTACAACAAAGGTGTAGACGTAAGGCTCGTTGGAGTTTACAGCTGGAGGCTCTTCTATGTCGTTGCCTCTCCAGACTTTGAGTTCAAAGGCTTTCAGAGCTTCAAAGGTGAGAAAATCTACACAGCACACGGTAGAGGACAGACAGCAGACATAGTTATGAGATACTTACTCGTCAAGAACGGTCTTGAACCAGACAAAGATGTTACGTTTGCTTACGCACAGCCACAAGAAATAGTGTCTTTATTCAACAGTGGAAAAATCAAAATCGCCGCGATTCCAGAGCCGTTCGTTACGATGACATTGTCGAAAGGAAAGATAATACTTGACCTACAAGATGAGTGGAACAAGGCATCAGGATTGAAATACGGAATTCCAATCACTGGTATCTTCGTTACTGGAAAGCTCGTTGACTATCCGCAAACCGTAAGACTTTTCGAAAAATCGTTTAAAGAAAGCTTGTCGTGGGCGTACAAAAATATCGACAGAGCAGTCGAAATTACGAGTGCACAACTCGGAATGCCAGCAAATGTGCTCAAAACTTCGCTCCAGAGAAGCCAGTACAACTACGTAAGTGCGGCTGATTGTAAAGACGAGGTTTTATCGTACTTGAGAAAACTGAATGAATTGTATCCCGAAGGCATGCCAAAGGTGCCAGATGAAAAGTTCTTCTACACAAAATAG
- a CDS encoding ABC transporter ATP-binding protein, whose translation MEQVCSIKNKILLKIENLSKHFGPLKVISDISFELLEGESIALLGPSGCGKTTLIRIMAGLVHDFQGKVELYAERIGYVFQEPRLIPWKNVLENLKFVVEDEEKIHQILESLRIDDFANYMPSKLSGGMRQRVNLARALLVNPQLLLLDEPFASLDVHLKISIISDIIQKRKEACFSMVVVTHDVREALLLSDKIYLLSDKPSRILETIDVSRIPKDISNSEFLSAESEILSKIMRRWSV comes from the coding sequence GTGGAGCAAGTATGTAGCATAAAGAATAAAATCCTGTTGAAGATCGAGAATTTATCAAAGCATTTCGGACCACTGAAAGTGATAAGTGATATATCGTTTGAATTGTTAGAAGGTGAATCTATCGCACTCCTCGGACCATCAGGTTGTGGAAAGACTACTTTGATTCGTATAATGGCAGGGTTGGTTCACGATTTTCAAGGAAAAGTCGAACTGTACGCTGAACGAATAGGATATGTTTTTCAAGAACCGCGCTTAATACCTTGGAAGAACGTTTTAGAAAACCTTAAATTCGTTGTGGAGGACGAAGAAAAGATACACCAGATTTTAGAATCGCTTAGAATAGATGATTTTGCAAACTACATGCCTTCAAAATTGAGTGGTGGAATGAGGCAAAGGGTTAATCTGGCAAGAGCATTGCTTGTAAATCCACAGCTCTTGTTGCTCGACGAACCATTTGCATCCTTGGATGTACATTTGAAGATATCCATAATCTCTGACATCATTCAGAAAAGAAAAGAAGCCTGCTTTTCCATGGTCGTCGTGACTCACGATGTGAGGGAGGCTTTATTACTTTCTGATAAGATATACTTGCTCAGCGATAAACCCAGCAGAATTTTGGAGACGATAGATGTTTCAAGGATACCAAAAGATATATCGAATTCCGAGTTTCTTAGTGCGGAATCTGAAATTCTCTCTAAAATCATGAGGAGGTGGAGTGTATGA
- a CDS encoding ABC transporter permease — translation MRTFLKYVFGLFVIFFTWWLLSYIINSDLILPRPPLVLKTMALELMRLGVLDSLGSTLLKVIVVLISTVTVGVFIGFIIGLNETLCNMFRPLILVVQAIPIITWLALVMFIWGIGWTGPVVVSILSLLPHAILSTAVGIQTTDRKLLEMARVYKVSRKKVVKDIYLGSILPQFLSAIQVIFGNVWKVVVVSEYMCGDNGIGVLIAWARQSVSVEKVYAYTAIIIIIGLTVENFVNRFIKNALKNWELV, via the coding sequence ATGCGAACATTTTTGAAGTACGTTTTCGGCTTGTTTGTAATCTTTTTCACATGGTGGCTTTTATCCTACATAATCAATTCTGACCTTATACTTCCAAGACCGCCCTTGGTACTTAAAACGATGGCTTTGGAATTGATGAGATTGGGAGTTCTTGACTCTTTGGGTTCAACGCTTCTCAAAGTCATTGTGGTGTTGATTTCAACCGTAACAGTGGGTGTATTCATAGGCTTCATAATTGGGCTAAATGAGACATTGTGCAACATGTTTAGACCTCTAATTTTGGTTGTCCAAGCGATACCCATAATCACGTGGCTTGCTTTGGTGATGTTCATCTGGGGCATTGGATGGACTGGTCCGGTTGTCGTAAGCATTCTATCTTTGCTACCTCATGCTATTCTCTCGACTGCTGTTGGAATACAGACAACTGACAGGAAATTGTTAGAAATGGCAAGAGTTTACAAGGTCAGTAGAAAAAAGGTTGTAAAAGATATTTACTTAGGCTCCATCTTACCTCAGTTTTTAAGTGCTATACAAGTTATCTTTGGAAACGTTTGGAAAGTTGTCGTCGTATCCGAATACATGTGCGGAGATAATGGTATCGGCGTGTTGATAGCTTGGGCAAGGCAATCTGTCAGCGTTGAGAAAGTATACGCGTACACTGCAATTATCATAATAATAGGACTTACAGTGGAGAATTTCGTTAATAGGTTTATCAAAAATGCACTCAAAAATTGGGAGCTGGTATAG
- the hydE gene encoding [FeFe] hydrogenase H-cluster radical SAM maturase HydE has protein sequence MLDVKKIQNVDLDYLTHIISTDEYDEEIFRTADEIRRKYVGDEVYLRAIIEFSNYCSQHCLYCGLRAENKNLTRYRMSVEEIVARAKLIAQMGIKTVVLQSGEDPYYTTEMMCDIIKQIKELDVAITLSIGERTFEEYRIWKELGADRYLMRHETASPELYAKLHPGDTFENRKAHLYEIKRLGYETGAGFMVGLPGQTPYDLALDLAFLKEIDADMIGIGPYIPNPDTPLKDANGGDLKTTLRMVALARIVVPTANIPATTALGSINPYGRQYGLKYGANVIMPNLTPNPYRPNYSLYPGKICLFEKDTACVECTKAMIKSVGLTVGEGFGSRKRIDEIFV, from the coding sequence ATGTTGGATGTAAAGAAGATTCAGAATGTTGATTTGGATTATTTGACGCATATAATTAGCACAGATGAATACGATGAAGAGATATTCAGGACTGCAGATGAAATTAGAAGGAAATATGTTGGTGATGAAGTGTATTTGAGAGCAATCATAGAATTTTCGAATTACTGCTCTCAACACTGTCTATATTGCGGTTTGAGAGCTGAAAATAAGAACTTAACGAGATACAGAATGAGCGTCGAAGAGATTGTTGCACGCGCTAAGTTGATAGCCCAGATGGGAATTAAAACAGTAGTACTGCAATCCGGCGAGGATCCATATTACACAACAGAAATGATGTGCGATATCATCAAACAAATCAAAGAACTTGATGTTGCAATAACACTCAGCATCGGTGAACGAACATTTGAAGAATACAGAATTTGGAAAGAACTCGGTGCTGATAGGTACCTGATGCGCCACGAAACAGCTTCACCGGAGCTGTACGCAAAATTGCATCCCGGTGACACGTTCGAGAACAGAAAAGCGCACTTGTACGAGATAAAAAGACTTGGTTACGAAACTGGCGCAGGCTTCATGGTTGGATTACCTGGTCAGACACCTTACGACTTGGCTTTGGATTTGGCGTTCTTGAAAGAAATCGACGCTGACATGATAGGGATAGGACCATACATACCGAATCCCGACACACCGCTCAAAGATGCAAATGGAGGAGATTTGAAAACAACACTGAGAATGGTTGCACTCGCTCGTATAGTAGTCCCAACAGCTAACATACCAGCTACAACAGCGCTTGGCTCTATAAATCCCTACGGTCGCCAATACGGACTCAAGTACGGTGCGAATGTAATAATGCCAAACTTGACGCCAAATCCGTACAGACCGAATTACTCGTTGTATCCGGGAAAAATATGTTTATTTGAAAAAGACACAGCTTGCGTTGAATGCACTAAGGCGATGATAAAAAGTGTGGGCTTAACTGTTGGCGAAGGATTCGGAAGCAGGAAGAGAATTGATGAAATCTTTGTATAA
- the hydG gene encoding [FeFe] hydrogenase H-cluster radical SAM maturase HydG, with the protein MYVFTKEIDTEKTFIPEAEIWELLEQTKNPDRSRVMEILEKSLNKNRLEPEEVATLLNVEEPELLEEIFHAARTLKERIYGNRIVLFAPLYIGNDCINDCVYCGFRSSNTEVYRKTLEFSELRKEVEALVSKGHKRLIVVYGEHPRYSPEFIAETIRIIYDTKIGNGEIRRVNVNAAPQTVEGYKIIKDAGIGTFQIFQETYHQPTYRQLHPRGPKSNYAWRLYGLDRAMLAGIDDVGIGALFGLFNWKYEVMGLIYHTIHLEERFGVGPHTISFPRIEPAVGSEISYHPPYKVSDEDFKKLVAIIRLAVPYTGMILTAREPAELRKEVLKMGVSQIDGGSSIGIGSYSQDDPEKIRKSQFILGDNRTLEEVIQDLLKEGYIPSFCTACYRMGRTGEHFMEFAIPGFVKRFCTPNALFTLREYLNDYASEETKRIGNELIRKEMERVNSREMVEKYLERIDRGERDVRF; encoded by the coding sequence ATGTATGTCTTTACAAAAGAAATCGATACCGAAAAGACATTTATTCCAGAGGCTGAAATATGGGAGCTTCTTGAACAGACAAAGAACCCGGATAGATCGCGCGTAATGGAAATTTTGGAAAAATCATTAAACAAAAACAGATTAGAACCTGAAGAAGTCGCAACGCTATTGAATGTTGAAGAACCTGAACTCTTAGAAGAAATATTCCACGCTGCCAGAACGCTTAAAGAGAGAATTTACGGGAATAGAATAGTGCTCTTTGCACCTCTTTATATAGGAAATGACTGTATCAACGACTGTGTGTACTGCGGATTCAGAAGTTCAAACACAGAAGTGTACAGGAAAACTCTCGAATTTTCCGAGCTTAGAAAGGAAGTTGAAGCTCTTGTCTCAAAAGGACACAAGCGCTTGATAGTAGTTTACGGCGAACATCCAAGGTACAGCCCCGAGTTCATAGCCGAGACGATACGCATAATATACGACACGAAAATCGGAAATGGTGAGATCAGAAGAGTGAACGTTAACGCAGCACCACAGACTGTGGAAGGATACAAGATCATTAAAGATGCTGGAATTGGAACGTTCCAGATATTCCAGGAAACTTATCATCAGCCAACATATAGACAGTTGCACCCAAGAGGTCCAAAATCCAACTACGCTTGGAGGCTTTATGGCCTTGACAGAGCAATGCTTGCAGGAATAGATGATGTAGGCATCGGTGCACTCTTTGGACTGTTCAACTGGAAGTACGAAGTGATGGGATTGATATACCATACAATTCATCTTGAAGAAAGGTTCGGCGTTGGTCCTCACACGATATCATTCCCAAGAATAGAACCTGCTGTCGGAAGTGAAATATCATACCATCCACCTTACAAGGTCAGCGACGAAGATTTTAAAAAATTGGTTGCTATAATACGACTTGCAGTACCATACACAGGAATGATTCTTACAGCTCGCGAACCGGCTGAACTGAGAAAAGAAGTTTTAAAAATGGGCGTTTCGCAAATCGATGGCGGTTCAAGCATAGGAATAGGTTCGTATTCGCAAGATGACCCAGAAAAGATACGCAAGAGCCAATTTATACTCGGCGATAACAGAACTCTTGAGGAAGTTATTCAGGATCTGCTCAAAGAAGGCTATATACCATCTTTCTGTACAGCATGTTACAGAATGGGAAGAACAGGAGAGCACTTCATGGAATTTGCAATACCGGGCTTCGTAAAAAGATTCTGCACGCCAAATGCTCTGTTCACGCTCAGAGAATACCTCAACGACTATGCCTCGGAAGAAACCAAGAGAATTGGTAATGAATTGATACGAAAAGAAATGGAAAGAGTAAATAGCAGAGAAATGGTTGAGAAGTATCTTGAGAGAATCGACCGTGGTGAGAGAGATGTCAGATTTTGA
- a CDS encoding TM1266 family iron-only hydrogenase system putative regulator: MEGKAEERYYTVDIIVHDRENAYSKVNELLHQYAEIIKLRVGYPVPDENIAIVFLIVKTTNDNLGAFTGKLGNVKGVKVKSIAV, translated from the coding sequence GTGGAAGGAAAAGCAGAAGAAAGATATTACACGGTCGATATCATCGTTCACGACAGGGAAAATGCGTACTCAAAAGTAAATGAATTGCTCCACCAATATGCTGAGATAATAAAACTGAGAGTCGGATATCCTGTGCCAGATGAAAACATAGCAATAGTGTTTCTTATCGTAAAGACAACGAACGATAACCTTGGTGCATTTACTGGAAAACTTGGGAATGTTAAGGGAGTAAAGGTTAAAAGCATAGCAGTTTAA
- a CDS encoding NADH-dependent [FeFe] hydrogenase, group A6 encodes MVKIYINNKPYEVDENKTVLEAAAQFGYKIPTLCHHPELEPIGACRICVVEIEGAKTLQPACTTKVSDGMKIWTNTERVEQAVRFNLNLIMANHPHECMYCEADGKCELQNLIHYYDIQPIFGTPVSFPKYIDTSSPSINRDLKKCIKCQRCVRVCSEIQGMNIYSMIERGYETIPETEFGVPVYETNCISCGQCAYLCPVGAIYETPTWKKLIKMLENKNGKVFIAQTAPSVRVAIGEEFGMEPGTVSTGKMVAALRKLGFDYVFDTNFGADLTIMEEAHELIGRLKNGGTLPMFTSCCPGWVNMVEKEFPEFIPNLSTTKSPMQIMSSTREYFAKKINVKPEDIVMVAVMPCTAKKDEIERAQHVVDGIKVTDYVITTREFAKMLKFKNIPFVNLPEEKHDSPLGASSGAGAIFGVTGGVMEAALRTAYEKLTGEKLPRLVFNEVRGLEGIREAEVDFKTRKVRVAIVNGTGNAKKLLKEIKEGKKHYDFVEVMACLGGCIGGGGQPKSLDPDIVKKRAKAIYSIDEMSVIRRSHENPEIIQLYEEFVGEPNGHIAHHYLHTHYTNRTKEERKKQKSKTAD; translated from the coding sequence GTGGTAAAGATATATATTAACAACAAACCTTACGAAGTTGATGAAAATAAGACTGTTTTAGAAGCTGCTGCACAGTTTGGATATAAAATACCAACTCTATGTCATCATCCAGAACTTGAGCCTATCGGAGCTTGTCGTATATGCGTCGTTGAAATTGAAGGTGCAAAGACACTCCAACCAGCATGTACAACAAAGGTCTCTGACGGAATGAAGATTTGGACAAACACTGAAAGAGTAGAGCAAGCGGTGAGATTCAATTTGAATTTGATAATGGCAAACCATCCGCATGAGTGTATGTACTGCGAAGCAGACGGGAAATGTGAACTTCAGAACCTCATTCACTACTATGACATCCAGCCGATTTTCGGTACACCTGTGAGTTTTCCAAAATATATCGATACAAGCAGTCCTTCGATAAATCGCGATCTGAAGAAATGTATCAAGTGCCAACGATGCGTGCGTGTATGTAGTGAAATACAGGGTATGAACATTTATTCGATGATTGAACGTGGATACGAGACGATTCCAGAGACTGAATTTGGTGTTCCAGTCTACGAGACGAATTGTATTAGCTGCGGACAGTGTGCATATCTATGTCCTGTAGGTGCGATATACGAAACTCCTACGTGGAAGAAGCTAATTAAGATGCTTGAAAATAAGAATGGAAAAGTTTTCATCGCTCAAACAGCGCCTTCTGTTCGTGTGGCAATTGGTGAAGAATTCGGTATGGAACCCGGCACTGTAAGCACCGGAAAGATGGTAGCAGCACTTAGAAAGCTTGGATTTGATTATGTATTTGACACAAATTTCGGTGCTGACTTGACAATAATGGAAGAGGCACACGAACTTATTGGAAGACTCAAAAATGGCGGTACATTGCCAATGTTTACAAGCTGCTGCCCCGGTTGGGTAAATATGGTTGAGAAGGAGTTCCCAGAATTTATACCCAATCTATCAACTACAAAATCCCCCATGCAGATTATGAGCAGTACTCGTGAGTATTTTGCAAAAAAGATTAACGTAAAACCTGAGGATATAGTTATGGTAGCAGTTATGCCTTGCACAGCAAAGAAGGACGAAATTGAAAGGGCACAACACGTGGTAGATGGGATAAAGGTAACGGACTACGTGATAACCACCCGTGAGTTTGCCAAGATGCTGAAATTCAAAAACATTCCATTCGTGAACCTGCCAGAAGAAAAGCACGACAGCCCACTCGGAGCTTCGTCCGGTGCAGGTGCTATATTCGGTGTCACAGGTGGTGTTATGGAGGCTGCGCTGAGGACCGCGTACGAAAAGTTGACAGGCGAAAAACTTCCGAGGTTGGTTTTCAACGAAGTGAGAGGCTTGGAGGGAATCAGGGAAGCGGAGGTCGATTTCAAGACGAGAAAGGTTAGAGTCGCTATCGTCAACGGAACAGGGAACGCAAAGAAATTGCTGAAAGAAATAAAGGAAGGAAAGAAACATTACGACTTTGTAGAGGTTATGGCTTGTCTCGGAGGATGTATAGGTGGTGGAGGCCAGCCTAAGAGTTTGGATCCAGATATAGTCAAGAAACGCGCTAAAGCAATATACAGTATCGACGAAATGAGTGTCATTAGGCGTTCACATGAAAACCCGGAAATAATACAGCTCTACGAAGAGTTTGTCGGAGAACCGAACGGACATATCGCACATCACTATCTGCATACACACTATACAAACAGAACGAAAGAAGAGAGAAAAAAGCAAAAATCCAAAACAGCTGACTAA
- a CDS encoding NADH-dependent [FeFe] hydrogenase, group A6: protein MVTIYINDKPYEVQENKTVLEAAAELGYKIPTLCHHPELEPIGACRICVVEIEGARTLQPACTTKVADGMKIKTNTERVESAVKFNLSLIMANHPHECMYCEADGRCELQKLVHIYDIQPIFGVNVDLDKEIDVSSPSINRELSKCIKCQRCVRVCSEIQGMNIYSMIERGYESLPETEFGVPVYETNCISCGQCAYLCPVGAIYEAPDWKKVLKMLNSKEPGKVYVAQTAPSVRVAIGEEFGMEPGTVSTGKMVAALRRLGFDYVFDTNFAADLTIMEEGYELIHRLQNSGKFPMFTSCCPGWVNEMEKEWPELTENLSTAKSPQQMMSSIVKTYFAQKIGVKPEDIVMVSVMPCTAKKDEITRPQQLVDGIKVTDYVITTRELGKLVKLKGIPFVNLPEEEYDNPLGTSTGAAALFGVTGGVMEAALRTAYEVITGEKLPKLVFDSVRGLDGVREAEIDIKGKKLRVAIAHGMANVKKLLKEMKEGKRYYDFVEIMACYGGCIGGGGQPKNLDPDILKKRASAIYSIDELSVLRRSHENPDIIKLYEDFLEKPNSHIAHHLLHTHYTNRSKAVRKAAKQTESVN, encoded by the coding sequence ATGGTAACGATTTATATCAACGACAAGCCTTACGAAGTGCAAGAAAACAAAACAGTCCTTGAAGCTGCAGCAGAGCTTGGATACAAGATTCCTACACTCTGTCATCACCCTGAACTCGAACCAATCGGAGCCTGTAGAATCTGCGTTGTTGAAATCGAAGGTGCAAGAACGCTTCAGCCAGCGTGTACCACAAAAGTTGCAGATGGGATGAAAATAAAGACAAACACCGAAAGAGTGGAGAGTGCAGTCAAGTTCAACCTCTCGCTCATCATGGCAAACCATCCACACGAGTGTATGTACTGTGAAGCTGATGGTAGATGTGAACTCCAGAAACTCGTACACATTTATGACATTCAACCAATATTTGGTGTAAATGTTGATCTTGATAAAGAAATAGATGTCAGCAGTCCGTCAATAAACAGGGAGCTCTCAAAATGTATCAAATGCCAAAGATGTGTCCGTGTGTGTAGTGAAATTCAGGGAATGAACATCTACTCCATGATTGAGCGTGGATACGAATCACTACCAGAAACAGAATTCGGAGTACCCGTTTACGAAACGAATTGTATAAGCTGTGGACAGTGTGCATACCTGTGTCCTGTCGGAGCTATCTACGAAGCGCCAGATTGGAAAAAAGTGCTTAAGATGTTGAACAGCAAAGAGCCGGGCAAAGTATATGTGGCACAAACAGCTCCATCAGTCAGGGTTGCAATCGGTGAAGAGTTTGGCATGGAACCGGGAACTGTGAGCACAGGAAAGATGGTTGCAGCACTCAGAAGACTCGGATTCGACTACGTATTTGATACGAACTTCGCTGCTGACTTGACGATTATGGAAGAAGGTTACGAACTAATCCACAGGCTGCAAAATAGTGGCAAATTCCCAATGTTCACAAGCTGCTGCCCAGGTTGGGTAAACGAAATGGAAAAAGAATGGCCCGAACTTACGGAGAACTTGTCAACAGCAAAATCACCACAGCAGATGATGAGCAGCATTGTAAAGACGTACTTCGCACAGAAGATAGGTGTGAAACCAGAAGATATCGTTATGGTCTCGGTAATGCCGTGTACAGCTAAAAAGGATGAAATTACCAGACCGCAACAACTCGTAGATGGCATAAAGGTAACAGATTACGTTATCACAACCCGTGAACTCGGTAAACTTGTCAAGCTCAAGGGAATACCATTTGTGAATTTGCCAGAAGAAGAATACGATAACCCACTTGGAACATCAACAGGTGCTGCTGCGCTCTTCGGTGTAACCGGTGGTGTTATGGAGGCCGCACTGAGAACAGCGTACGAAGTGATAACAGGCGAAAAGTTGCCAAAACTTGTCTTCGACAGCGTCAGAGGTTTGGACGGTGTTAGGGAAGCCGAGATCGATATTAAAGGTAAAAAGTTGAGAGTAGCTATAGCGCACGGAATGGCAAATGTCAAGAAGTTGCTTAAAGAAATGAAAGAAGGAAAAAGATACTACGACTTTGTCGAAATCATGGCATGTTACGGCGGTTGTATCGGTGGCGGTGGACAGCCAAAGAACCTCGATCCAGATATACTCAAGAAGAGAGCAAGCGCTATCTACAGCATCGACGAACTAAGCGTGTTAAGAAGGTCTCACGAGAACCCGGATATCATAAAACTTTACGAAGACTTCCTTGAAAAACCAAATAGCCACATCGCTCACCACTTGTTGCACACGCATTACACTAACAGGTCAAAAGCTGTCAGAAAAGCCGCAAAGCAAACTGAAAGTGTTAATTAA
- a CDS encoding HAD-IIA family hydrolase, whose amino-acid sequence MNNSSKIEQFSYFEISENAKERIGKCQLFILDIDGTFYISGKLFDGSKRFYEAIKRQSRKMVFLTNNSNRTLESYVEEFKDMGIEISKEQIVTAGVATAQYLYDEFGSKKVYVVGTEDIKLEFQNAGHQVVEDNPEIVVVTFDKTLTYEKLKKATQFISKGALFVVTNPDLNCPSDEGPLPDAGAIASLIRKASGMYPNIVFGKPEPKLIEMVMKHNNVTKEETCMVGDRLYTDILAGLQAGTLTCLVLTGEATLEQAEKNPIKPHLVAKDIGTLADIINGVI is encoded by the coding sequence GTGAACAATTCATCGAAAATTGAGCAGTTCAGCTACTTCGAAATATCTGAAAATGCTAAGGAAAGAATAGGAAAATGCCAATTGTTTATCTTGGATATAGACGGAACATTTTATATAAGCGGTAAACTATTTGATGGTTCAAAAAGATTCTACGAAGCGATAAAGCGTCAGTCCAGAAAGATGGTTTTTCTAACAAATAACTCTAACAGAACTTTGGAAAGCTATGTCGAGGAATTCAAGGATATGGGAATCGAGATATCCAAAGAGCAGATTGTGACTGCTGGCGTAGCGACAGCTCAGTACCTTTACGATGAATTCGGAAGCAAAAAAGTGTACGTGGTTGGAACTGAAGATATAAAGCTCGAATTTCAAAACGCTGGACACCAAGTAGTAGAAGATAATCCGGAAATTGTCGTTGTCACGTTTGATAAAACCCTTACATACGAGAAATTGAAGAAAGCGACACAGTTCATTTCCAAGGGTGCTCTTTTCGTAGTAACAAACCCAGATTTAAACTGCCCATCTGACGAAGGACCTCTTCCAGATGCCGGAGCTATAGCCTCTTTGATAAGAAAAGCTTCAGGAATGTATCCAAACATTGTTTTCGGTAAGCCTGAACCTAAGTTGATAGAGATGGTTATGAAGCACAACAACGTTACAAAAGAAGAAACCTGTATGGTTGGAGACAGGCTTTACACAGATATACTCGCCGGACTGCAGGCAGGAACATTGACATGCCTTGTTTTAACTGGCGAGGCAACGTTAGAACAAGCTGAGAAAAACCCAATAAAACCACATTTGGTTGCAAAGGATATTGGAACGTTAGCTGATATAATCAACGGTGTTATATAA